The sequence below is a genomic window from Prosthecobacter dejongeii.
GACGCCGCTGGCGAAGACCGTGCAGTGCTGGGCATTTTCTAGGCTGGCCAGGGTGTTTTGCAAATTGCGATAATTGGGGCTGCCGCTGCGCGTGTAGTCAAAGCCGCCAGGATTCCCCGTCTCGTAGGTCGAGGTCATGTAAATCGGTGGGATGACCGCACCCGTTTCGCTGCGGTAATCCTGGCCGATGTGGATGGCTCGGGTCTCAAAACGTGCATCACTAGGCACCGTGGGGTCTTCTTTCATGGTCGGACGTTTACCCAATCATGCTGCGGCCAAGTTGCAAGCTTGGTAGCTCTGCGAGCCTCTTGTTTATGAGATTTTGATTTTATCGAAACCACTTCAAGTTCACATCCACACAAGGCCCAGGGCAATGGGGTCAAAGTCTCCCTGCTACCGTTGCTGGTCTTCACTTCTCAATGGCAGTTTCGACATCCGGCAGAAACGCCGTCAGCAGTCCCAGCAGAGGGAGATAGGCACAGGCATGGAAGACAAAGTTGATGCCCTGGCTATCGGCCATGGCTCCGAGCACAGCAGAGCCGATACCGGCAATGCCAAAGGCTAAACCGAAGAACAACCCGGCGATCATGCCCACCTTGCCCGGCATGAGTTCCTGCGCATAAACCAGAATGGCGGAGAAGGCTGAGGCCAGCACCAGACCGATGATGACGGTCAACACGGCCGTGGTCATCAGGTCAGCATGCGGCAACCAGAGCGCAAAGGGAGCCACTCCCAATATGGAAACCCAGATCACCCGCTTCCTACCGATGCGATCCCCGACGGGCCCACCGATGATGGTCCCTGCGGCGACAGCAAAGAGGAAGATAAACAAGTAATACTGCGACTGCTGCACCGTAACGTGAAAACGATCCATCAAATAGAAGGTGTAGTAATTGGTTAGGCTGGCCAGATACACATACTTGGAGAAGATCAACACCACCAGCACCGCCACGGCAAAGGCCACGCGCTTGCCTGTCGGCGCATCACTCATCGTGCTTGCAGCCGTGCCCCGCCTTTTGTGAATGCGATGCAGGTTTCGTGCCTGCCATTGCCCCACCTGAAAAAGGATCAAGACGCCGACCATGGCGATGATCGAGAACCACGACAGGGCTGCCTGACCATGAGGGACGATGAACCATGCGGCCAGCAAGGGACCGATGGAAGTACCTGCATTTCCACCCACCTGAAAGAGGGACTGCGCCAGCCCCCGCCGCCGTCCTGCGGCCATGTGAGCGATGCGTGAAGCCTCTGGATGAAAGATGGCCGAACCCGCCCCCACCATGCCGGAAGCAATGAGAATCGTCGGGAATGTATGTGCCTGCGAAAGCGCCAGCAGGCCTACTAAGGTCAAGCCCATGCCCACAGGCAGGGAGTAGGGCATGGCCTTTTTATCTGTGATGTAGCCGACCAGTGGCTGCAAAAGCGAGGCGGTGACCTGGAAGGTCAGCGTGATGAGTCCGAGCTGCGTGAAGGTGAGTCCGTAAGACTCCTTGAGCACCGGGTAAATTGCCGGCAGCAAAGCCTGGATCGTGTCATTCAGCAGGTGCGAAAAGCTGATGGCAAAAAGCAGGGCAAACACCGTTTCCGTGGCATTCTGCGGAGCCCTCGTCGGCGCGGGTACCCCATCAATCACAGTCTCATTCATAAGGACGAGGACTCTTGCCAAGAAGTCGCTCATCCTCAAATGACAGCCCTGGTGCTCTGCCCAGTCTCAATGGTATTTTTCTCGGATTGCCTCCCGGAAATCAGCGGGAGTTGCACCTGCATATCGGCGAAAGAATCGGCTGAAGTAGGAGGGATCCTGAAAACCGATCTGATAACCAATTTCAGAAACACTGAGATCGGAATGCAGCAACAGCCGCTTTGCATCTAGCAGACGCCGATGACGGATCAACTCCCCTGCCGCATGGCCTGTCTCCTCACGGATGACATCATTGAGATGATTCACCGTGATGCCCAGTTGTTTCGCATAAGGTGCCAGAGCCTGCCATTCTCGAAAGTGGTGTTCCAGGGCCAACTGAAACTGACGTGCCAAAAGAGCAGCACGGGTGGCTTCCTTCACGGGCTGTCCCACGGTTTCTATACGGCTAGCCTCAATTAACAGGATGCGCAGAAGCGACCGTAGCACTTCCATCACTCCACGCTGCCCGCCATCATACTCGCGCTGCAAATCTCCAAACAAACCCATGAGGCGCGCGGCCTTTCTTTTCTCCACGGAGAACCAGGGCGGGGCCCCAGAAGCAAAAAAGAAAGGTAACTCCACCAGCATGCTGGGCGGCGGCAACTGATGATCAAAGAACGCCTGAGTGAACGAAGCCACTGTTCCGCGCATGGAATTTGACCGTGGATAAATGGTATGCACTTGCCCTGGACTCAGGAAGAACAACGTGATGCCCGTGACATCATATTCACGGAAATCATGCATCAGCCGCGCTGGTCCCTGGATGAGGAAGAGCTGAAAGAAATCATGAAAATGGGGAATCAGCCGCTGCGGTTCTTGACTCATGGAAATCTCCAGCGGCATCACCACCACGCCTTGTTCACGCAGGCCATCCTGTCCGTAATCACTCATCTGGAGCGAGGGGATGGTGCGGCGATTCATGGTGGCAGCTATCAAAGCATGAAACCGCAGAGAAGGCCAGCCTTTGAAAGGGCTGTCATCCGTTAGGCCAAAATAGCCTTTGCCACTTCGCCGTTGAAATCCGTCAGCCGGAAATTCCGCCCCGCATAACGATAGGTTAGGCGCTCATGATTGATGCCCAGCAGGTGTAGAACTGTGGCATGCAGATCATCCGTACTCATCACCCCTGTCGCTGCGGTATCTCCCATTTCATTCGTGCTGCCGTGCACATATTCTCCCTTCACACGACCACCTGCCATCCACATTGCCCGTGTTGCATCCTGAATCGGGCGTAGATTTTTTTCTCCAAACGAGCCAGGATAAAATGGTCCAAATCATCTCGTGGCCATGCTTTGCCTTTGACCTCAGACACCTTCGGCTGCTGCATCGGCTTGTAGGGACATGGCATGGGATTCTCATCGTCCGTAGCGAAGCTATGGATCTGCGTCAGCAGCAAACTCAAGACGACTCAGGTAAGGCAAGCTTTCAGGGTTTGCCTCCTTGAGTCTTTAACCAAGCGCTCAACGCGCGGACGTTTTGGACAAAGGTATCGCTGTAAATCACACCGCCCTTGGGCTGTGTTTTTTTACCGCTGGCATCCCGCATGATGCCCCTCTCATCTTGAGTCTCCGTCCAGGATCCATCGGGCTTTTGTTCACGCAGGATTTGCGCGATGTCTTGATCTGTCGGCGGTGAAGACCAGCGCTCCTTTTCAGTGCGGGGAAAGGTCACGGGCTCATTGCGAGCGATCTTGCGTCCGGTAGCCTCAATGGCATCCAGTTCACTGTCCCATACCCAGCCGTAATTTGAAGAGGCTTTTTTATCACTATAGGTAAGCTCGAAGCCTTTGCCGCCTTCACCTCGTTCGAAGTACAGCGGTTTATTCGTTTGTAGCTCATAGAAGCGCGCAAGCTTATTACCGGGCAGCAACGACTTGCGGAGATAGCCCAAGGCCCTCGCGACAGGGACTAGGTATTTTTTATCACCGCTGGCTTCACTGAGTTTTAGCAAAGCCCACATGGCTGCCTGAGATTCGCGTCCACTGACGGAGCTGGGTTCAAACGCACGACTCCATACGGGTTGCATCTCCGCATTGTACTGCTGAGCCCAGGCGGGCTGCGGTTCAGGCATTTGAGCGGTGACCAGGAAATCCCCACCCCGCTTTGCAGCGGTAAGGTAACGTTCATCTGAGCGCAGCTTCCACGCCAGCAACAGCGTGCTCATCAGGGTAGCATGAGTGTTGTCATTCAGCACATAACAGCCCGTGAAATCCTTCGGCCATTTGCGCGGCCACGTCGTTGGGTAGTTACCCGACTTAACGGGATATTTGTCCACAGGCGGGGGCGAGGACGGCCAGGTATCAAAACTAGCCGACCAGCCACCTGCTGGATACTGCGCGTTCATAATCGCATTGAGCGCATAGTCCGCAGCCTCATGGATTTCCTCATCCTTTCCGGCCAGCGCGTGGTCCACCCGGATGAGCAGGCGCGTGGCGGCCTGCGTCACGTCATCATCCACCGTGGAGTAGTTGGCGTCCTTGTGTTCACGCTGCCGCCAGATATGCCAGCCCGCCTCACCCTGAGGGATTTTTTTCCGCTCCACCAACTTTCCCTCCACATCCCGACGATACAGATGTTTCGCTCGGCTGGCGGCATCAAAATGACCGGAATAATCCCACCCGCCCGAGCTCAACTGGGTGCGGCTGACGGCATGCGCGGCTGCCAGCGCCGCCTTTAGACAGGTTTCATCTTTCGTGGCTTCATACGCATCTAAAAAAGCCATGCCTACCGCCGGAGTCGCTGGCGGTTGGATCCAAATCGTGTCTGGCCCAGGGATGCCTTCCGCCTCACGTAGCGTAAAGTCTGCACTGTAACGGTAAACATAGCCGCCATGCGTGGCCGCCTTTGTGTGATAAAAAGCGACAGCTCGGGACAATGCACGGCTCACATCCACCGGAGTCGCTGCCTGAACCAGGGTGCAGCAGACGAAGAATAAACAGGTGATTCTAAACATAAGAACTGAAGGATAAATGCAGCATCGTTGAACCACTCAGCCGAGGGGCCTCTGCTGCCTAAATTGAAGAATGATCTCCGGCGCAATCGCCTGTCCCAAGGAATCCAACCGCCGAATCAATCAGCCTGGATTTTGACATTCTTATTCCCATTGTCGCGCACGGCATCCATCGCCTCGGCGAGGGCTTTATAAGGCACGCCAGAATCACCCCTCACGATAACCTGAGCGCCCGGATGCTCTGGCAAAAAACTTTGCAAATGACCGCGCAACCGATTCATCGCGACTTCTTCCTGGCCGATGATCACACGCTCACCATTTTGGGTGACACGGAGGTTCAGGGTTTCGCCAGAGGCGTTTTCAGAATTTCTCACATCGGCATTCTTGCGCCTACCTTCGCGCTCCTCAGAGCCAGATTTTGGATGATCCCGCTCACTTGATTTTGGGCGTTCACCATCACGTTCACCACTGTGCGGTTTATCGCCATCGCGTGGTCCAGATTTAGGCCGCTCACCATCTCGCTCAGTGGTTTTGGGTCGATCCCCATCACGTGGCCCTGTCTTGGTGTCCTCACGGTCGCGCATGTCAGATCTCTTCAGCCCATCGCCCTCGCCCGTCATTTTGCCATCGCCTTCGCGGCTGGCTCGGGGAGACTTCTCGGCTTCATGGGAGAGCGCACCACGTTCTCCCTCACGGCTGCGTTCCTTCACAGGCAGGGCCTTCTCCTCAGCCGCATGCGCCGTAGTGAAAGCATAACAAGTGATCACACCAAATGCGAGGGTGAAGACGGCGTGGAGCCACGGATGGTTGCGGTGAGGTTGGGCGATCATGGAGATGCGTTGCAGCAGGCTGGGGTGGTTACGCACGCACGAGGCCACGCCTGCCATGACCGGGGGTGCAAAAAAGGTTTCTTGAATGCGAAGGAGCGTGTGCCCGTAAGCCCATCGTTCGTTAGGCGAAAGCAGGCGCAGCACAGCGGCATCACAGCGAAGTTCCCGGTCCGCCTGAAAGCGTGAGCCGATGCACCACACAAGAGGATTGAACCAATGCAGCGCTTGCACCAGCAGCATGGCCCAGTTCCACCAGAGATCCCGGTGCCGCACATGCAGGAGTTCATGCAAAAGCACATGCCGCAGGCTGGCTGCATCAAAACACATGTCCCAGTCTGCTGGCAGTAAAACCTGAGGCCGCCGCAGGCCTGTGACAGCGGGTGTGCTGCCAGGAGGCAAAAGCCGCACCTGCACCTCAGCCTTCACACCAGCCAGCCGCTTTACCTCACGCACGACGGAGAGCAACGCTGCATCTTCTCCATGCGGTGCTTGTGCCAGTTGACGGTCAAAATGACGTTGCCGCCAAAAGGCCCAGCCTAAGATCGAGAAAGCCCCCACCGCCCAAATCACAAATAGCGCATGTGCCCTAGAAAAAGTAGCTTGGTTACTTGGTGTGACGACCTCTTGAGCGCTCACATTCAGGGCGCTATTTAGATCGTTCATTGGGTCTTCCGTGATTTCGTGCCGGAGGGGCAGTGAAGCTACCAGGCCGCTCTGCGCCCACCCTCCCAAACCAAACCCTGCAGGGATGCAAGCCGGTAACAACAACTTGGCTCCTACCAGCACCCACAAACCGATCCGCCAAGCAGGCTCCAGCCGTGCTCCTAACAATGTCCGCAGACCCAAGACAACCAAGATGAGTACACTGGCCTCCAGCGATGTACGCATGAGCCAGTGAAGAGCGGAATCCAAAGTGGCAGCATTCATGGGAGGCTACTTTTTGAGTTTTTTCTCCGCCTCACGCAGCACTCGGCGCAGGGCATCTAGATCATCTTTAGAGACTTCTTCACGGTCCATCAGCGCGCTCACAAAAGGCGTGAGCCGACCATCGAACACACGCTGGAGGAAACTGCGACTTTCCTCATGCTGGCATTCGTCTTGGGCCACAGCCGGTGCGTAGCGAAATTCACGCCCGACGGTTTCCACCGCGAGAGCCCCCTTGTCCGCCAAGCGGCGCACCAGAGTCTGCACGGTGCGTGGTTTCCAATGAAGGCGGCCTTCCAACTCTTTTACCACCTCCGCCACGGTGCTCGCCCCACGCTCCCATAAGACCTTCATGACGGTCCATTCGGCATCGGAGATTTTGGGTGAAAGCGGGGGCTGGGGACGCGCAGGCATTTTCTTGAATTACAAATGTAATCTCAAGATTACATCTGTAAGCCAAAAGAAGGCAAGAACTATTTCTAACTACAAGTTGCGTCAGGCGATGATCCAACCTCCCTTACTCAAATCGGTATCCGGCCCCATGCACAGTGCGGATGATCTGCGGATTGGCAGGATCTTTTTCCACCCGTTTTCTGAGCTGGGAGATGTGCTGGTCCAGCGCACGGCTTTCGGGGAAATAGTCCACGCCCCAAACTTCATCTGCCATGGTGTTGCGGTCCACCACTTTGCCCCTGCGCTCATAGAGTAAGCTCAGAACCTTCATGTCACGTGGGCTGAGCTGGATCTCGGCCCCATCCCGGTAGGCGCGCAATTCCGCCGGCACCACCTTCAGGTCATCCATCAAAAAGTCTTCATTCTGCGGTTTTGTTCCCGCACGGGCTGCGGTGCGCCGCAGGATGGCGCGAATGCGGGCGATGATCT
It includes:
- a CDS encoding MFS transporter codes for the protein MNETVIDGVPAPTRAPQNATETVFALLFAISFSHLLNDTIQALLPAIYPVLKESYGLTFTQLGLITLTFQVTASLLQPLVGYITDKKAMPYSLPVGMGLTLVGLLALSQAHTFPTILIASGMVGAGSAIFHPEASRIAHMAAGRRRGLAQSLFQVGGNAGTSIGPLLAAWFIVPHGQAALSWFSIIAMVGVLILFQVGQWQARNLHRIHKRRGTAASTMSDAPTGKRVAFAVAVLVVLIFSKYVYLASLTNYYTFYLMDRFHVTVQQSQYYLFIFLFAVAAGTIIGGPVGDRIGRKRVIWVSILGVAPFALWLPHADLMTTAVLTVIIGLVLASAFSAILVYAQELMPGKVGMIAGLFFGLAFGIAGIGSAVLGAMADSQGINFVFHACAYLPLLGLLTAFLPDVETAIEK
- a CDS encoding DUF1501 domain-containing protein, producing the protein MAGGRVKGEYVHGSTNEMGDTAATGVMSTDDLHATVLHLLGINHERLTYRYAGRNFRLTDFNGEVAKAILA
- a CDS encoding response regulator transcription factor translates to MKILIAEDDDHTREALREVLSMEGYDLVTASDGLQAVDFFRATRPDFVCLDVMMPGQNGYEVCKQIRKMDENVPILFLTAKAEEIDTVLGLELGADDYMTKPFGVKEIIARIRAILRRTAARAGTKPQNEDFLMDDLKVVPAELRAYRDGAEIQLSPRDMKVLSLLYERRGKVVDRNTMADEVWGVDYFPESRALDQHISQLRKRVEKDPANPQIIRTVHGAGYRFE
- a CDS encoding helix-turn-helix domain-containing protein, whose product is MNRRTIPSLQMSDYGQDGLREQGVVVMPLEISMSQEPQRLIPHFHDFFQLFLIQGPARLMHDFREYDVTGITLFFLSPGQVHTIYPRSNSMRGTVASFTQAFFDHQLPPPSMLVELPFFFASGAPPWFSVEKRKAARLMGLFGDLQREYDGGQRGVMEVLRSLLRILLIEASRIETVGQPVKEATRAALLARQFQLALEHHFREWQALAPYAKQLGITVNHLNDVIREETGHAAGELIRHRRLLDAKRLLLHSDLSVSEIGYQIGFQDPSYFSRFFRRYAGATPADFREAIREKYH
- a CDS encoding BlaI/MecI/CopY family transcriptional regulator; amino-acid sequence: MPARPQPPLSPKISDAEWTVMKVLWERGASTVAEVVKELEGRLHWKPRTVQTLVRRLADKGALAVETVGREFRYAPAVAQDECQHEESRSFLQRVFDGRLTPFVSALMDREEVSKDDLDALRRVLREAEKKLKK
- a CDS encoding M56 family metallopeptidase; the protein is MNAATLDSALHWLMRTSLEASVLILVVLGLRTLLGARLEPAWRIGLWVLVGAKLLLPACIPAGFGLGGWAQSGLVASLPLRHEITEDPMNDLNSALNVSAQEVVTPSNQATFSRAHALFVIWAVGAFSILGWAFWRQRHFDRQLAQAPHGEDAALLSVVREVKRLAGVKAEVQVRLLPPGSTPAVTGLRRPQVLLPADWDMCFDAASLRHVLLHELLHVRHRDLWWNWAMLLVQALHWFNPLVWCIGSRFQADRELRCDAAVLRLLSPNERWAYGHTLLRIQETFFAPPVMAGVASCVRNHPSLLQRISMIAQPHRNHPWLHAVFTLAFGVITCYAFTTAHAAEEKALPVKERSREGERGALSHEAEKSPRASREGDGKMTGEGDGLKRSDMRDREDTKTGPRDGDRPKTTERDGERPKSGPRDGDKPHSGERDGERPKSSERDHPKSGSEEREGRRKNADVRNSENASGETLNLRVTQNGERVIIGQEEVAMNRLRGHLQSFLPEHPGAQVIVRGDSGVPYKALAEAMDAVRDNGNKNVKIQAD
- a CDS encoding pectate lyase, which codes for MFRITCLFFVCCTLVQAATPVDVSRALSRAVAFYHTKAATHGGYVYRYSADFTLREAEGIPGPDTIWIQPPATPAVGMAFLDAYEATKDETCLKAALAAAHAVSRTQLSSGGWDYSGHFDAASRAKHLYRRDVEGKLVERKKIPQGEAGWHIWRQREHKDANYSTVDDDVTQAATRLLIRVDHALAGKDEEIHEAADYALNAIMNAQYPAGGWSASFDTWPSSPPPVDKYPVKSGNYPTTWPRKWPKDFTGCYVLNDNTHATLMSTLLLAWKLRSDERYLTAAKRGGDFLVTAQMPEPQPAWAQQYNAEMQPVWSRAFEPSSVSGRESQAAMWALLKLSEASGDKKYLVPVARALGYLRKSLLPGNKLARFYELQTNKPLYFERGEGGKGFELTYSDKKASSNYGWVWDSELDAIEATGRKIARNEPVTFPRTEKERWSSPPTDQDIAQILREQKPDGSWTETQDERGIMRDASGKKTQPKGGVIYSDTFVQNVRALSAWLKTQGGKP